A part of Desulfobacter sp. genomic DNA contains:
- the ispH gene encoding 4-hydroxy-3-methylbut-2-enyl diphosphate reductase, whose product MKISIAKTAGFCMGVRRAVDMVLDAANQSDEPIFTYGPLIHNPQVLEMLEGKEIHRLDAIPEKGEGIVLVRAHGVPPEDETALANAGFTVINATCPRVVRVQVIIKKYAKKGFATIIIGDKKHPEVVGLLGYARGKGHTVTSMAQLQALPGFENAVVVAQTTQNTKFYEEIKTWCRENAPHYEIFDTICGSTEKRQNEVRELAKTHDAVIVVGGKESGNTRRLAQVALETGTPSTHIESAAELDYDQLAGANAIAITAGASTPNWIIKDTCQKVDQTLRHNRPVVGRFIGAMDVLMKTNLLLALGAACLTFGAAWIRQGSDAYFHAAIAMCYVLSMQIVNNMMTVKSDTYNKPDRAAFYKDHKPWLWGLAATSGLAGLYMAHGQGAVYFWVVFTMSLLGLSYDLNIIPRFMGGRRFYRIKDLPGSKTILIAAAWGVVTALLPALVDKSGWPATLIAFLFATGLVFSRTAFVDILAVQGDRIAGKETLPILLGEAKSLKVIRYTLLLTAAMPVMGAFCLTAGKMLVWLALVPVFMLLLIKAYREDRFLSGGPYEILFESLFILAGVLAVLI is encoded by the coding sequence ATGAAAATTTCCATTGCTAAAACAGCCGGATTCTGCATGGGCGTCCGGCGGGCGGTAGATATGGTTCTGGATGCCGCCAACCAGTCCGACGAGCCCATTTTTACCTATGGCCCCCTGATCCATAATCCCCAGGTCCTTGAAATGCTGGAAGGAAAAGAGATCCACCGGCTGGACGCCATCCCTGAAAAGGGGGAGGGCATTGTCCTGGTCCGCGCCCACGGCGTGCCCCCCGAAGATGAGACCGCCCTTGCCAATGCGGGATTTACTGTGATCAACGCCACCTGCCCCAGGGTGGTCCGGGTTCAGGTCATCATTAAAAAATACGCCAAAAAGGGCTTTGCCACCATCATCATCGGAGATAAAAAACATCCCGAGGTGGTGGGGCTGTTGGGCTATGCCAGGGGAAAAGGGCACACCGTTACTTCCATGGCCCAGCTTCAAGCCCTTCCCGGGTTTGAAAATGCCGTTGTGGTGGCCCAGACCACCCAGAATACCAAGTTCTACGAAGAGATCAAAACCTGGTGCCGTGAGAACGCCCCCCATTACGAGATTTTTGACACCATCTGCGGCTCCACGGAAAAACGGCAGAACGAGGTGAGGGAACTGGCCAAAACCCACGATGCCGTCATTGTTGTGGGGGGGAAGGAGAGCGGGAATACCCGGCGCCTGGCCCAGGTGGCCCTGGAAACAGGCACCCCGTCCACCCATATCGAATCCGCCGCTGAACTGGATTATGATCAATTGGCCGGGGCCAATGCCATTGCCATCACCGCCGGCGCCTCAACCCCCAATTGGATTATCAAGGATACCTGCCAGAAGGTGGACCAGACCCTGAGGCATAACCGCCCGGTGGTCGGAAGATTTATTGGCGCCATGGATGTGCTCATGAAGACCAACCTGCTGCTGGCCCTGGGGGCTGCCTGCCTTACATTCGGCGCCGCCTGGATCAGGCAGGGAAGCGATGCCTATTTCCATGCCGCCATTGCCATGTGCTATGTCCTGTCCATGCAGATTGTGAACAATATGATGACGGTGAAATCCGATACCTATAATAAACCGGACCGCGCTGCATTTTATAAGGATCATAAACCATGGCTGTGGGGACTTGCGGCGACTTCGGGCCTGGCCGGTCTTTATATGGCCCATGGCCAGGGCGCGGTGTATTTCTGGGTGGTATTTACCATGAGTCTGCTGGGGCTCTCATATGACCTGAATATCATCCCCAGGTTCATGGGGGGCAGGCGATTTTACCGGATCAAGGATCTGCCCGGTTCCAAGACCATCCTCATTGCTGCGGCCTGGGGCGTGGTTACCGCCCTGCTGCCGGCTCTGGTTGACAAAAGCGGATGGCCGGCAACCCTTATCGCCTTTCTCTTTGCCACAGGCCTTGTCTTTTCCAGGACGGCCTTTGTGGACATTCTTGCCGTTCAAGGGGACCGGATTGCGGGCAAGGAAACCCTGCCCATCCTTCTTGGAGAAGCCAAAAGCCTGAAGGTTATCCGCTACACCCTGTTGCTCACGGCGGCCATGCCGGTTATGGGCGCTTTTTGTCTGACCGCCGGAAAAATGCTGGTATGGCTTGCCTTGGTGCCGGTTTTCATGCTTTTATTGATCAAAGCCTACAGAGAAGACCGCTTTTTGTCGGGCGGCCCCTATGAGATACTTTTTGAATCGTTGTTTATACTGGCGGGGGTGCTGGCGGTCTTAATCTAA
- a CDS encoding DUF342 domain-containing protein has protein sequence MTDGPVKKAVVPLFGTLAVKNRLITDADLETGLDRCKDASDLEEALRSYFLSEELISKKNIQRLAVAAKAISIRQKEFKFGAIAVSKGFINKSVLELALEDQEDDLKQGKKPRRIGDMMVEAGLITESQRDMILKMQNRKPKPGNGDNGDQNGSRDASAAEKKEGAPEKEAVKPDPPELLPPELIIGGIQLQVAGDLMAAFLTKTPEFDPDVPAQAIREALIDRGIVSGLAADELIEGFVRSSGFKTQSFRVAKGIRPIEGKDAKVEFFFNTDYLKAGGMDEEGNIDFKQRGEVPLVEKGTVLAEKTPRVEERPGLNLYGEDVHMVPSKDKPLKFGKGALLSEDGFKLLAGVRGYPKYSLGGVVFVHEEYTTGGDVDYETGHIEFDGKVNVKGCIKSGFKVRGSDITAIELDGGIVEADGDLKVAGGINEGKIYARGNVYAKFILSSEIICMGDVYVEKEIVDSTIDAGGACSIIRGKLISSKVSAKMGLAAQNIGTEMGAPSVIKVGYDAFTARELAQNKSKTAETKEEILKLEGKKAESGAKKDALQQDISKLAHVQDRSQLEQAEIRKQMNDPAGAAVRRELEKKLEALETSAREAEESIDRCFTKIDAADALIKKIDREIHRFETLLENLTEERNNLTRWSRDNPGKPQVLVEGALLSGNRIMGKHSDLTVDTMIRHARITEVLAQSDDESGGRPAYRMKVDNY, from the coding sequence ATGACAGACGGGCCCGTAAAAAAAGCCGTTGTTCCCCTGTTCGGGACACTGGCCGTAAAAAACCGCTTGATTACCGATGCGGATCTTGAAACCGGGTTGGATCGGTGCAAGGATGCGTCTGATCTTGAAGAGGCCCTGCGGTCATATTTCCTTTCCGAGGAGCTGATTTCCAAAAAAAACATCCAGCGTCTGGCCGTGGCGGCCAAAGCCATTTCCATCCGCCAGAAAGAGTTTAAATTCGGTGCCATTGCCGTATCCAAGGGGTTTATCAATAAAAGTGTCCTGGAGTTGGCGCTTGAGGATCAGGAAGATGACCTGAAGCAGGGGAAAAAGCCCCGGAGAATAGGGGACATGATGGTGGAAGCCGGGCTGATTACGGAAAGTCAGCGGGATATGATTCTCAAGATGCAGAACAGGAAACCCAAGCCCGGAAACGGAGATAACGGCGATCAGAATGGGAGCCGGGATGCATCGGCTGCAGAAAAGAAAGAGGGCGCGCCGGAAAAGGAGGCCGTTAAACCTGATCCGCCTGAACTCCTGCCTCCGGAACTGATCATCGGCGGGATTCAACTGCAGGTGGCCGGAGATCTTATGGCGGCCTTTCTGACCAAAACCCCGGAGTTCGATCCGGATGTGCCTGCCCAGGCAATTAGAGAAGCCCTGATTGACAGGGGCATTGTTTCGGGACTGGCGGCAGATGAATTAATCGAGGGGTTTGTCAGGTCTTCGGGTTTCAAAACCCAGTCATTCAGGGTGGCCAAGGGGATTCGCCCCATTGAGGGCAAAGATGCCAAGGTGGAATTTTTCTTTAACACCGATTACCTCAAGGCCGGGGGCATGGATGAAGAGGGAAATATCGATTTTAAGCAGCGGGGCGAAGTCCCCCTGGTGGAAAAGGGAACGGTACTGGCGGAAAAAACACCCAGGGTAGAGGAACGGCCCGGGTTGAATTTATACGGCGAGGATGTCCATATGGTCCCCTCAAAGGACAAGCCCCTGAAGTTCGGAAAGGGTGCCTTGCTTTCCGAAGACGGGTTCAAGCTGCTGGCAGGGGTGAGGGGATACCCCAAGTATTCCCTGGGCGGGGTGGTGTTTGTCCATGAAGAATACACCACCGGCGGGGATGTGGATTATGAGACCGGGCATATTGAATTTGACGGCAAAGTGAATGTCAAAGGCTGCATCAAATCAGGATTTAAGGTCAGGGGCAGCGATATTACCGCCATAGAGCTTGACGGTGGCATCGTGGAAGCCGACGGAGACCTTAAAGTGGCCGGCGGGATCAATGAAGGCAAAATTTATGCCCGGGGAAATGTCTATGCCAAATTCATTCTTTCCTCTGAGATTATATGTATGGGGGATGTCTATGTGGAGAAAGAAATTGTGGACTCCACCATTGATGCCGGCGGCGCCTGCTCAATTATCCGGGGGAAATTGATTTCCTCCAAGGTGTCGGCCAAGATGGGGCTGGCAGCTCAGAATATCGGCACCGAGATGGGCGCCCCTTCGGTGATCAAGGTGGGGTACGACGCCTTTACGGCAAGGGAACTGGCCCAGAATAAGAGTAAAACAGCTGAAACCAAAGAAGAAATACTCAAGCTGGAGGGAAAAAAGGCCGAGTCCGGGGCCAAAAAAGATGCCCTTCAACAGGATATTTCCAAACTGGCCCATGTCCAGGACCGGTCCCAGCTGGAGCAGGCCGAGATCCGCAAGCAGATGAATGATCCGGCCGGTGCCGCCGTACGCCGGGAGTTGGAAAAAAAGCTTGAAGCATTAGAAACATCTGCCCGGGAGGCCGAGGAATCCATTGACCGTTGCTTCACTAAAATAGATGCCGCTGACGCTCTCATCAAAAAAATTGACAGGGAAATACACCGGTTTGAAACCCTGTTGGAAAATCTTACCGAAGAACGGAACAATCTGACCCGATGGTCAAGGGATAATCCCGGAAAGCCCCAGGTGCTGGTTGAGGGCGCCCTGTTATCGGGGAATAGGATTATGGGCAAGCATTCCGATCTCACGGTGGACACAATGATCCGCCATGCCCGGATTACAGAGGTGCTTGCCCAAAGCGATGACGAGTCCGGGGGGCGGCCCGCCTACCGCATGAAGGTGGATAATTACTGA
- a CDS encoding acyltransferase: protein MLDFLPGPLKGALSFLGYLLNTVTLTVPLILASLLKFIIPMKGFLVFLDRFLIGIATLWISINGMNSALFNKIQWDVRGLDRLNKKDWYLVISNHQSWVDILVLQKVFNRRIPMLKFFLKKELIWVPFLGLAWWALDFPFMKRYSKKFLAANPHLAGKDLESTQKACEKFKHTPVSVMNFVEGTRFTPEKHQRKDSPYTHLLPPKAGGVGFVLGAMGQYLHKVINVTIVYPGGIPNFWNFISGGMKQVVVDIEVSPVEAALVGDYFGNEDFRSRFCDWLNRLWQEKDEKIKRLGGGPENKRLPENGSTTEGMLKTGQKTGHKINQ from the coding sequence ATGCTGGATTTTCTTCCCGGCCCCTTGAAAGGGGCACTCTCATTCCTCGGCTATCTGCTGAACACAGTGACCCTTACCGTTCCGCTGATCCTGGCTTCCCTTTTAAAATTCATTATTCCAATGAAAGGATTCCTCGTTTTCCTGGACAGGTTCCTCATCGGCATCGCCACCCTGTGGATCAGTATTAACGGAATGAATTCGGCCCTGTTCAACAAAATCCAATGGGATGTGAGGGGCCTGGACCGGCTGAACAAAAAAGACTGGTACCTGGTCATCTCCAACCACCAGTCATGGGTGGACATCCTGGTGCTCCAGAAGGTCTTCAACCGCAGGATCCCCATGCTCAAATTCTTCCTGAAAAAAGAACTGATATGGGTCCCCTTTCTGGGCCTTGCCTGGTGGGCCCTGGATTTTCCATTCATGAAACGGTATTCCAAAAAGTTCCTGGCAGCCAACCCCCACCTGGCCGGCAAGGACCTGGAAAGCACCCAAAAAGCCTGTGAGAAATTCAAACACACACCGGTTTCCGTGATGAATTTTGTTGAAGGCACACGGTTCACCCCTGAAAAACACCAACGGAAAGACTCCCCGTACACCCACCTGCTCCCCCCCAAGGCAGGGGGCGTGGGCTTTGTCCTTGGGGCCATGGGCCAGTACCTGCACAAAGTCATCAATGTAACCATTGTCTATCCGGGCGGCATTCCCAACTTCTGGAACTTTATTTCAGGCGGGATGAAACAGGTGGTGGTGGATATTGAGGTATCACCCGTGGAGGCCGCCCTTGTAGGGGATTATTTCGGAAATGAGGACTTCAGATCCCGATTCTGTGACTGGCTCAACCGGCTGTGGCAGGAAAAAGATGAAAAAATAAAGCGGCTCGGCGGCGGTCCGGAAAACAAACGATTGCCGGAAAACGGATCAACGACGGAAGGGATGCTGAAAACGGGGCAGAAAACCGGCCATAAAATAAATCAGTAA
- a CDS encoding sigma-54-dependent Fis family transcriptional regulator: MAPPLKLAQEERHFFKTVYNAAFANPFSRLRERLDQRIAGYFPSASRRESKDMCYREVDRRLTMLEKLHKCNIDAYREEDRELLRVVYFFDIFHKFRERFDRHIKEQIEAGDTPVKAEFVDEAKTMWAAKGFDTEQFYHYFALSFQLRRAFYFISNTLVGTSPCMRILKKHLWYNVFTYNIGLYDRYLWNRMEDFSTLLLGETGTGKGTAANAIGRSGFIPFDPKTKCFAQSFTRAFSSLNLSQYPETLLESELFGHTKGAFTGAVENYQGAFSRCSPYGAILLDEIGEIPNHVQIKLLRVLQERHFIPVGAHAAERFNGRVIGATNQPRKKIMDGDVFRDDFYYRLCSDIIEVPPLRQRIKEDPQELDHLLGFVIQRMTGAHAPKLIEKVKRIITRNLGEDYPWPGNVRELEQCARSVLLRRDYNGKATADPGKLELAETLAQGIEQGSIAVPDLVAGYCKLLYDALGTYEKTARKTGLDRRTVKKYITGYQAPSPQKKTKRIIDPAS; this comes from the coding sequence ATGGCCCCGCCACTGAAACTGGCCCAGGAAGAAAGACATTTTTTTAAAACCGTGTACAATGCCGCCTTTGCCAACCCCTTCTCACGGCTGAGGGAACGGCTGGACCAGCGCATTGCAGGCTATTTTCCCTCCGCCTCCCGCAGGGAGAGCAAGGACATGTGCTATCGGGAGGTGGACCGGCGGCTCACCATGCTGGAAAAGCTTCACAAATGCAATATTGACGCATACCGGGAGGAGGACAGGGAGCTGCTCCGGGTGGTCTATTTCTTTGATATCTTCCACAAGTTCAGGGAAAGATTCGACCGGCACATCAAAGAGCAGATTGAGGCCGGGGACACACCGGTAAAGGCGGAGTTTGTGGATGAGGCCAAAACCATGTGGGCGGCCAAGGGATTTGATACGGAGCAATTCTACCACTACTTCGCCCTCTCCTTTCAACTGCGCCGGGCCTTTTATTTTATTTCCAACACCCTGGTGGGCACCAGCCCCTGCATGCGGATCCTGAAAAAGCATCTGTGGTACAATGTCTTTACCTATAATATAGGACTGTACGACAGGTATCTGTGGAACCGGATGGAGGATTTCTCCACCCTGCTGCTTGGAGAAACCGGCACGGGAAAAGGCACGGCGGCCAACGCCATCGGCCGAAGCGGGTTCATCCCCTTTGATCCCAAAACCAAATGTTTCGCCCAGAGCTTTACCCGGGCCTTTTCCTCCCTGAACCTCTCCCAGTACCCCGAGACCCTGCTGGAATCAGAGCTCTTCGGCCATACCAAGGGGGCCTTTACCGGGGCCGTGGAGAATTACCAGGGGGCCTTTTCCCGGTGCAGTCCCTACGGCGCCATCCTCCTGGATGAAATCGGTGAAATCCCCAACCACGTCCAGATCAAGCTGCTGAGGGTACTCCAGGAACGCCATTTCATCCCGGTGGGCGCCCATGCTGCGGAACGGTTCAACGGACGGGTCATCGGGGCCACCAACCAGCCCAGAAAAAAAATCATGGACGGCGATGTCTTCCGGGATGATTTTTACTACCGGCTCTGTTCGGATATCATTGAGGTCCCTCCCCTGCGTCAGCGGATCAAGGAGGATCCCCAGGAACTGGACCACCTGCTGGGATTTGTTATCCAGCGCATGACCGGGGCCCATGCCCCCAAACTCATTGAAAAGGTAAAACGGATCATCACACGGAACCTGGGGGAAGATTACCCCTGGCCCGGCAATGTCCGGGAACTGGAGCAGTGCGCAAGAAGCGTATTGCTGAGGCGGGACTACAACGGCAAGGCCACAGCGGATCCGGGAAAACTGGAACTGGCGGAGACCCTGGCCCAGGGGATTGAACAGGGAAGCATCGCCGTGCCGGATCTGGTGGCCGGATACTGCAAACTGCTCTACGACGCCCTGGGCACCTATGAGAAAACGGCCAGAAAAACAGGGCTGGACCGCCGAACCGTAAAAAAATACATCACCGGTTACCAGGCCCCATCCCCTCAAAAAAAGACCAAAAGAATTATTGACCCGGCCTCCTGA